In the genome of Opitutia bacterium, one region contains:
- a CDS encoding serine/threonine protein kinase has translation MPNRERQIFDEALELPAAERADFLARACGDDLALRARVESLLTAADAAGGFLSGDEAEIGERVGTRIGPYTLVEKIGEGGFGVVYRAEQEQPMRRSVALKILKLGMDTRAVIARFQAERQALALMSHPNIARVLDGGATPAGRPYFVMELVGGRPITTFCREERIGLRARLGIFLQVCRAVQHAHQKGVIHRDLKPSNMLVGREGEHFTTKVIDFGIAKAVRADGDPRTQYTRLNLFVGTPAYMSPEQLAGASGDVDTRSDVFALGAVLYELLVGVPPFDATLERDGSTPPLQNLLRRPDPLAPSVRLRAFDAAERERRAAERAQTAARLVADLKGDLDQIVLKCLDADRNRRYDSAEDLARDVENYLRDEPVTARPATLSYRCRKFVRRNTAAVAVTATAVLALAGVVGFYTFRLARERDLAERASKRSAAVSELLMLQLSSNDPQKIFGPKERDEALASVQRDFADDPAMQVEILGTTARTIMRGGKRSEAEALLQRALQAARDLPTPTVALARALEDLAVIYRGRGDFMRAVACLERAVKIDRQLPGTDGMDNLASTYLELGRNYMALEQVERAEVNFRRALELRHAQFGAEHGQISTVLGDIADVEWHLGQLIEAERDLRLASDMFRRLVTAEHPNIAASYVALGRVHVDMGDIAGAEKFFQDAITLYTRLLGPKDWRVASARGRLGAAWCHAGRLDAAERELRTALALMSEDPTNNPTHIAVTQLELARVLLVRGGMAAEAEKFLRSAVEIQRHRYPPEGWRVLSTQSLLAEALLQQQRWAEAEPLLLAAHAVLPDIAGPRGWETKATRERLVRLYQGMGKPELAARYAARSQ, from the coding sequence ATGCCCAATCGCGAACGGCAGATCTTCGACGAGGCCCTGGAACTGCCGGCGGCCGAGCGCGCGGATTTCCTCGCGCGCGCCTGCGGCGACGACCTCGCGCTGCGCGCGCGCGTCGAGTCCCTGCTCACCGCGGCGGACGCGGCCGGCGGGTTCCTCAGCGGCGACGAGGCCGAGATCGGCGAACGCGTCGGCACGCGCATCGGCCCCTACACGCTCGTGGAGAAGATCGGCGAAGGCGGCTTCGGCGTCGTCTACCGCGCCGAGCAAGAGCAGCCGATGCGACGCAGCGTGGCGTTGAAAATCCTGAAGCTCGGCATGGACACCCGGGCGGTGATCGCGCGCTTCCAAGCGGAGCGGCAGGCGCTCGCGCTGATGAGCCATCCCAACATCGCCCGCGTGCTCGACGGCGGCGCGACCCCGGCGGGCCGCCCCTATTTCGTGATGGAACTCGTCGGCGGCCGACCGATCACGACTTTTTGCCGCGAAGAACGGATCGGATTGCGCGCCCGGCTCGGGATTTTCCTGCAGGTCTGCCGCGCCGTGCAACACGCGCATCAGAAGGGCGTCATCCATCGCGACCTGAAACCCTCGAACATGCTCGTCGGCCGCGAGGGCGAGCACTTCACCACGAAGGTGATCGACTTCGGCATCGCCAAGGCCGTGCGCGCCGACGGCGACCCGCGCACGCAATATACCCGGCTCAACCTCTTCGTCGGCACGCCGGCCTACATGAGCCCGGAGCAACTCGCCGGCGCGAGCGGCGACGTCGACACGCGCAGCGACGTCTTCGCCCTCGGCGCGGTCCTCTACGAATTGCTCGTGGGCGTGCCGCCGTTCGATGCGACGCTGGAGCGCGACGGGAGCACGCCGCCCCTGCAAAACCTGCTGCGCCGCCCGGATCCGCTCGCGCCATCCGTGCGCCTGCGCGCGTTCGATGCCGCCGAGCGCGAACGCCGCGCCGCGGAACGCGCGCAGACTGCCGCCCGCCTCGTGGCCGACCTCAAGGGAGACCTCGATCAGATCGTGCTCAAGTGCCTCGATGCCGATCGCAACCGCCGCTACGACAGCGCCGAGGACCTTGCGCGCGATGTGGAAAATTACCTGCGCGACGAACCCGTCACCGCGCGCCCCGCCACGCTGAGCTACCGCTGCCGGAAATTCGTCCGTCGCAACACCGCCGCCGTGGCGGTGACCGCGACCGCGGTCCTCGCCCTCGCCGGCGTCGTCGGTTTCTACACCTTCCGCCTCGCCCGCGAGCGCGACCTCGCCGAGCGCGCCAGCAAGCGCTCCGCCGCCGTCAGCGAGTTGCTCATGCTCCAACTCAGCTCCAACGACCCGCAAAAAATCTTCGGGCCGAAGGAACGGGACGAGGCCCTCGCGAGCGTGCAGCGCGACTTCGCCGACGACCCGGCGATGCAGGTCGAGATCCTCGGCACCACCGCGCGCACCATCATGCGCGGCGGAAAGCGCAGCGAGGCCGAGGCCCTGTTGCAACGCGCCCTGCAAGCCGCGCGCGATCTGCCGACTCCCACCGTGGCGCTCGCGCGGGCGCTCGAGGATTTGGCGGTCATCTACCGCGGACGCGGCGACTTCATGCGCGCCGTCGCGTGCCTCGAGCGCGCTGTGAAAATTGATCGGCAGCTCCCCGGCACAGATGGCATGGACAACCTCGCGTCCACCTACTTGGAGCTCGGCCGCAACTACATGGCGCTCGAGCAGGTCGAGCGTGCCGAGGTGAACTTCCGCCGCGCGCTCGAACTGCGTCATGCGCAATTCGGCGCGGAGCACGGCCAGATTTCGACCGTCCTCGGCGACATCGCCGATGTCGAGTGGCATCTCGGCCAGCTCATCGAGGCCGAGCGCGATCTTCGCCTCGCCTCCGACATGTTCCGCCGCCTCGTCACCGCGGAGCACCCGAATATTGCGGCGAGTTATGTGGCGCTTGGTCGGGTCCACGTCGACATGGGCGATATCGCCGGTGCGGAGAAATTCTTCCAGGACGCCATCACGCTCTACACTCGCCTGCTTGGTCCGAAGGACTGGCGCGTCGCCTCCGCGCGCGGCCGCCTCGGCGCCGCGTGGTGCCATGCCGGGCGGCTCGACGCCGCCGAACGCGAGTTGCGCACCGCGCTCGCGCTCATGAGCGAGGATCCCACCAACAACCCGACGCACATCGCCGTCACCCAACTCGAGCTGGCCCGCGTGCTCCTGGTCCGTGGCGGCATGGCCGCCGAGGCCGAAAAATTCCTCCGTTCCGCGGTCGAGATCCAGCGCCACCGCTACCCGCCGGAGGGCTGGCGGGTCCTGAGCACGCAAAGCCTGCTCGCCGAGGCGCTCCTCCAGCAGCAGCGCTGGGCCGAAGCCGAGCCGCTGCTCCTCGCCGCGCACGCGGTGCTGCCCGACATCGCCGGCCCGCGCGGTTGGGAGACCAAGGCGACGCGCGAGCGGTTGGTCCGGCTTTACCAAGGCATGGGCAAGCCGGAACTCGCCGCACGCTACGCGGCGAGGTCGCAATAG
- a CDS encoding sigma-70 family RNA polymerase sigma factor, translated as MSELTQVLRAAQEQDPQGAAQLLPLMYEELRHAAALKLAKQPGGQTLQPTALVHEAFLKLLADPTRTWENRRHFFASASETMRHILVDRARRKAAVRHGGKLVRVDLDAIQVAADATEESVLALNDALERLAVLDPDAAELVRLRFFGGFTFTQAAELLGISERTAKRTWAYARAWLFEKIRASETPAP; from the coding sequence ATGTCGGAACTCACTCAAGTGCTGCGCGCCGCGCAGGAGCAGGACCCGCAAGGTGCGGCGCAGCTCCTTCCGTTGATGTATGAGGAACTCCGCCACGCTGCCGCCCTGAAGCTCGCCAAACAACCCGGCGGCCAGACTCTCCAACCCACCGCGCTCGTGCACGAAGCTTTCCTCAAGCTCCTCGCTGATCCGACCCGCACGTGGGAGAACCGTCGCCACTTCTTCGCCTCCGCGTCCGAGACCATGCGGCACATCCTCGTCGACCGCGCGCGCCGCAAGGCCGCGGTCCGCCACGGCGGCAAACTCGTGCGCGTCGATCTCGACGCCATCCAGGTCGCCGCCGACGCCACCGAGGAAAGCGTGCTCGCGCTCAACGACGCCCTCGAGCGCCTCGCCGTGCTCGACCCCGACGCCGCCGAGCTCGTGCGCCTGCGTTTCTTCGGCGGATTCACCTTCACGCAAGCCGCCGAATTGCTCGGCATCTCCGAACGCACCGCCAAGCGCACCTGGGCCTACGCCCGTGCCTGGTTGTTCGAGAAGATCCGGGCGAGCGAAACGCCGGCGCCCTGA